The nucleotide sequence GCGCGCGCTGCGCGCCGGCGCCACGGGCTATGTGACGAAGGACAGCGATCCCGAAGTGCTGCTGGCCGCGATTCGCAAGCTCGCGGATGGTGGGCGCTTTATCGACCCGAAGCTCGTCGACGCCATGGTGTTCGAGAAGCATGCGGGCGACGTGCCGCCGCACGAGGTGCTCTCCGACCGCGAATTCCAGGTGCTGCAAATGCTCGCGTCGGGCAAGAGCATCAACGACATCGCCGACGCGTGCGCACTCAGCGCCAAAACGATCAGCACGCACAAAATGCGGCTGATGCAAAAGCTCGGGCTGGGCAATAACGCCGAGGTGATCCGCTATGCGATCCGGCACGGTCTGGTCGGCGAGTAGACGGCGGCCATGCGTGGCGAGAAGGAAATCCTGACAAGCGAACCAGCCATTCCTTAGGGAACTATCTACCCGTCCCGATGGCGGCCGGTTTAACGGCTGCCTACGATGCTTTGACGTGAAGCGTGGGGGACAGCGATGGTGGTGCGGCAGTCGTTAGAGGCAGCAGTCGTGAAGTGGCTGAACCCCACCAGCAGGCAGACAGTGCGGGTCGTGACGGTCCATCGCGCCGCGTCCGGGCGGATTGCGAGTGTGTTCATCGAGGCGCAGACAGCTGACGGGCCACGCGCGCTGTTTTTCTTCCGCCATCCCGACCGTGGATGGCAAGTGTTTCCACCGGACATCCTGCGTCCTTCGATGGGTGTGGCGCGCGCAGTGACAAGAAATTAGCGGCAGGTCGGCCGCAAGCGGAGATTGCGCATGGAAGAGATCGCGCCGGACGAATTGCCGTCCCACTACGAAACGAAACTCCGTGACTGGATGAGCCGGTGGTACGACCACGCCGTTG is from Paraburkholderia flagellata and encodes:
- a CDS encoding response regulator is translated as MIRILIADDHAIVRGGLKQILATTVDMVVTAEAGQGSEVIEKLRTCEVDLLLLDMTMPGISGVDLIRRVRADEPALPVLVLSIHNEAQVASRALRAGATGYVTKDSDPEVLLAAIRKLADGGRFIDPKLVDAMVFEKHAGDVPPHEVLSDREFQVLQMLASGKSINDIADACALSAKTISTHKMRLMQKLGLGNNAEVIRYAIRHGLVGE